Proteins found in one Amycolatopsis aidingensis genomic segment:
- a CDS encoding MFS transporter — MTVLAEDQHADDTARPRNGRWIDHWEPENPEFWERTGKRTAWRNLGFSILAEHLGFNVWILMSIVVVSLGDVGINFGVGQTFWLLILPNLVGSALRVPYTFAIPKFGGRAWTTISASLLLIPCVLLAIAVSTQAPYWFFLLTAATMGFGGGNFSSSMANISFFFPEGKKGLALGLNAAGGNLGVAVTQLFVPIVISIGTGVNLAYAALMWMPLIVLAALCSWFRMDSLTSAKPDGRSYRLAMANKHTWIMSFLYIGTFGSFIGFSFAFPSLIKISFVEFEGFVALAFLGALIGSITRPLGGWLSDRIGGAKITLSNFVGMAVGTVGVLISVGTQSFALFFGSFILLFVLTGIGNGSTYRMIPTIFAAEARRKAGEESAEVVKSAKRQAAAVVGVAGAVGAFGGVLVNLVFKFSLQGEDKSLTSALIAILAYYAVCVGTTWWFYLRRSFAVRRAPSLAYAGV; from the coding sequence ATGACCGTGCTAGCCGAAGACCAGCACGCGGACGATACGGCGCGGCCCCGCAACGGAAGGTGGATCGACCACTGGGAGCCGGAGAACCCGGAGTTCTGGGAACGCACCGGGAAACGCACCGCATGGCGCAACCTCGGCTTCTCGATCCTGGCCGAGCACCTCGGGTTCAACGTGTGGATCCTGATGAGCATTGTGGTGGTCAGCCTCGGCGATGTCGGGATCAACTTCGGGGTGGGGCAGACCTTCTGGTTGCTGATCCTGCCCAACCTGGTCGGCTCGGCGCTGCGGGTGCCGTACACCTTCGCCATCCCGAAGTTCGGCGGCAGGGCATGGACCACGATCAGCGCCTCCCTGCTGCTGATCCCCTGCGTGCTGCTGGCGATCGCGGTCAGTACCCAGGCGCCGTACTGGTTCTTCCTGCTCACCGCGGCGACGATGGGCTTCGGCGGCGGCAACTTCTCCTCCTCGATGGCGAACATCTCGTTCTTCTTCCCGGAGGGCAAGAAGGGGCTCGCGCTCGGGTTGAACGCCGCGGGCGGCAACCTGGGCGTGGCGGTGACCCAACTGTTCGTGCCGATCGTGATCAGCATCGGCACCGGGGTCAACCTGGCCTACGCCGCGCTGATGTGGATGCCGTTGATCGTGCTGGCCGCGCTGTGTTCCTGGTTCCGCATGGACAGCCTCACCTCGGCCAAACCGGACGGCCGCTCCTACCGGCTGGCCATGGCGAACAAGCACACCTGGATCATGTCCTTCCTCTACATCGGGACGTTCGGGTCCTTCATCGGTTTCTCGTTCGCCTTCCCTTCCCTTATCAAGATCAGCTTCGTGGAGTTCGAGGGCTTCGTGGCGCTGGCCTTCCTCGGCGCGCTGATCGGCTCGATCACCCGGCCGCTCGGCGGCTGGCTTTCCGACCGGATCGGCGGGGCGAAGATCACCCTGAGCAACTTCGTCGGCATGGCGGTCGGCACCGTCGGCGTGCTGATCAGCGTGGGTACGCAGAGCTTCGCGCTGTTCTTCGGCTCGTTCATCCTGCTGTTCGTGCTCACCGGGATCGGCAACGGCTCGACCTACCGGATGATCCCGACGATCTTCGCGGCCGAGGCGAGGCGCAAGGCAGGCGAGGAGAGTGCGGAGGTGGTCAAGTCGGCGAAGCGGCAGGCAGCGGCCGTGGTCGGGGTGGCAGGTGCGGTGGGCGCGTTCGGCGGGGTGCTGGTCAATCTGGTGTTCAAGTTCTCCCTGCAGGGCGAGGACAAGAGCCTCACCTCGGCGCTGATCGCGATCCTGGCCTACTACGCGGTGTGTGTCGGCACCACCTGGTGGTTCTACCTGCGCCGGAGCTTCGCGGTGCGGCGGGCGCCCAGCCTTGCCTACGCGGGGGTGTGA
- the nirB gene encoding nitrite reductase large subunit NirB: MSRTLVVAGNGMVGHRLVRTLRAGDPEGSWRVIVQAEEGRPAYDRVALSSYVDTWDAERLALDGSDHAGDDLVQLRLGDPVTGIDTERRLVRTARGLEQPYDALVLATGSRPFVPPVPGHDLPGCFVYRTIEDLDAIRAAAERARAVKGRPAAMVVGGGLLGLEAAKALRDMGLSPHVVEMAPRLMPLQVDEGGGALLRRLVSQLDVTVHTGTSTQEIGADGDRLLARLGNGTELDVDLVVFSAGVRPRDDLARAGGLAVGERGGILVDDACRTSAADVYAIGECAAVDGRCYGLVAPGYSMAELVAAQLLGGRETFPGADLSTKLKLLGVDVASFGDAHAATEGALEVVFNDAVSGTYKKLVVSDDSATLLGGVLVGDASDYDLLRPLVGRKLPAEPAAILAPSDGGGGVGVEALPDAAQVCSCNAVTKGAITGAILTEGCDTVGKLKSCTGAGTGCGSCVPMLSKLLDSCGVEQSTAVCEHFSQSRAELFEIIQATRISTFSELISRYGTGQGCAICKPAVASILATLGNGHILGGEQATLQDTNDRFLANMQRNGTYSVVPRVPGGEITPEKLMVIAQVAQEFGLYTKITGGQRIDLFGATVDQLPRIWKRLVDAGMESGHAYGKALRTVKSCVGSTWCRYGVQDSVGMAIELELRYRGLRSPHKIKAGVSGCARECAEARGKDFGVIATENGWNLYVGGNGGMLPRHAELLVSDVDDETLIRIIDRFLMFYVRTADRLQRTASWIEELDGGLDHLRAVIVDDSLGICEDLEAAMAKHVENYTDEWRGVLEDPEKLERFASFVNAPGSPDPSISFRTERQQQVPVLLGVPEVVSR, from the coding sequence ATGAGTCGAACGCTGGTGGTAGCCGGGAACGGGATGGTCGGGCACCGCCTGGTGCGGACCTTGCGGGCGGGTGATCCGGAGGGATCCTGGCGGGTGATCGTGCAGGCCGAGGAGGGCCGCCCCGCATACGACCGCGTCGCCCTTTCGTCCTATGTAGACACCTGGGATGCGGAACGGCTCGCGCTGGACGGATCGGACCACGCAGGCGACGATCTGGTGCAGCTGCGGCTCGGTGACCCGGTGACCGGTATCGACACCGAGCGCAGGCTCGTCCGCACCGCACGTGGCCTGGAACAACCCTACGACGCCCTGGTGCTGGCCACCGGGTCCCGGCCGTTCGTCCCGCCGGTGCCGGGGCACGACCTGCCCGGCTGCTTCGTGTACCGGACCATCGAGGATCTGGACGCCATTCGCGCGGCGGCCGAGCGGGCGCGCGCGGTCAAGGGCAGGCCGGCCGCCATGGTGGTCGGCGGTGGGCTGCTCGGCCTCGAGGCGGCGAAGGCGTTGCGGGACATGGGACTCTCCCCGCATGTGGTGGAGATGGCCCCGCGCCTGATGCCGCTACAGGTGGACGAGGGTGGTGGCGCGCTGCTGCGCAGGCTGGTTTCCCAGCTGGACGTCACCGTGCACACCGGCACCTCCACGCAGGAGATCGGCGCCGACGGTGACCGGCTGCTGGCCAGGCTAGGCAACGGCACCGAGCTGGACGTCGACCTGGTGGTGTTCTCGGCGGGGGTCCGCCCGCGCGACGATCTCGCGCGGGCTGGCGGCCTCGCGGTCGGCGAGCGCGGCGGCATCCTGGTGGACGATGCCTGCCGCACCAGTGCGGCGGACGTCTACGCGATCGGGGAATGCGCTGCCGTCGATGGCCGCTGCTACGGCCTGGTCGCCCCCGGCTACTCGATGGCCGAGCTGGTGGCGGCGCAGCTGCTCGGCGGGCGGGAGACCTTCCCCGGCGCGGACCTTTCCACCAAGCTCAAGCTGCTCGGAGTGGACGTCGCCAGTTTCGGGGACGCACATGCCGCCACCGAGGGCGCGCTGGAGGTCGTGTTCAACGACGCGGTGTCCGGGACCTACAAGAAGCTCGTCGTCTCGGACGACTCCGCCACCCTGCTCGGCGGGGTGCTGGTCGGCGACGCGAGCGATTACGACCTGCTGCGGCCGCTGGTGGGCAGGAAGCTGCCGGCCGAACCCGCCGCGATCCTCGCCCCTTCCGACGGCGGTGGCGGGGTCGGGGTGGAGGCGCTGCCGGACGCGGCGCAGGTCTGCTCCTGCAACGCGGTGACCAAGGGTGCGATCACCGGCGCGATCCTGACCGAGGGTTGCGACACCGTCGGCAAGCTCAAGTCCTGCACCGGGGCGGGCACCGGCTGCGGCTCCTGCGTGCCGATGCTGAGCAAGCTGCTGGACTCCTGCGGGGTGGAGCAGTCCACCGCGGTGTGCGAGCACTTCAGCCAGTCAAGGGCCGAGCTGTTCGAGATCATCCAGGCCACCCGGATCAGCACCTTCAGCGAGCTGATCTCCCGGTACGGCACCGGGCAGGGCTGCGCGATCTGCAAACCCGCGGTGGCCTCGATCCTGGCGACGCTGGGCAACGGGCACATTCTCGGCGGGGAGCAGGCCACCCTGCAGGACACCAACGACCGGTTCCTGGCGAACATGCAGCGCAACGGCACCTACTCGGTGGTGCCGAGGGTCCCCGGCGGGGAGATCACCCCGGAGAAGCTGATGGTGATCGCGCAGGTGGCCCAGGAGTTCGGGTTGTACACCAAGATCACCGGCGGGCAGCGGATCGACCTGTTCGGTGCCACCGTGGACCAGCTGCCACGGATCTGGAAACGCCTGGTGGACGCCGGGATGGAGTCCGGGCACGCCTACGGCAAGGCGCTGCGCACGGTGAAGTCCTGTGTGGGCTCGACCTGGTGCCGCTACGGGGTGCAGGACTCGGTCGGGATGGCGATCGAGCTGGAGCTGCGCTACCGCGGGTTGCGCTCCCCGCACAAGATCAAGGCCGGGGTTTCCGGCTGTGCCAGGGAGTGCGCCGAGGCCCGTGGCAAGGACTTCGGGGTGATCGCGACCGAGAACGGCTGGAACCTCTATGTCGGCGGTAATGGTGGCATGCTGCCGCGGCACGCCGAACTACTGGTGTCCGATGTGGATGACGAGACGCTGATCCGGATCATCGACCGGTTCCTGATGTTCTACGTGCGTACCGCGGACCGGTTGCAGCGCACCGCCTCCTGGATCGAGGAGCTGGACGGCGGCCTGGATCACCTGCGGGCGGTGATCGTGGACGACAGCCTCGGTATCTGCGAGGACCTCGAGGCCGCGATGGCCAAGCATGTGGAGAACTACACCGACGAGTGGCGCGGTGTGCTGGAGGACCCGGAGAAGCTGGAACGCTTCGCCTCCTTCGTGAACGCGCCAGGGTCCCCCGATCCTTCCATCTCCTTCCGTACCGAACGACAGCAGCAGGTGCCGGTGTTGCTGGGAGTGCCCGAGGTGGTGAGCAGATGA
- the nirD gene encoding nitrite reductase small subunit NirD codes for MTTPVCPLEKIVPGSGVAALLPGDEQVAIFRFAADQLYALSNMDPFSGAAVLSRGILGESEGVPFVASPMLKQRFDLRTGVCLDDEQVRVRSYPVTLAEGIVHVGSP; via the coding sequence ATGACAACGCCCGTGTGTCCGCTCGAGAAGATCGTTCCGGGAAGCGGGGTGGCGGCGCTGCTGCCCGGCGACGAGCAGGTCGCGATCTTCCGGTTCGCGGCTGACCAGCTCTACGCATTGTCCAATATGGACCCCTTCAGTGGGGCAGCGGTGCTGTCCAGGGGGATCCTCGGGGAGAGCGAAGGGGTGCCGTTCGTCGCGTCGCCGATGCTGAAGCAGCGGTTCGACCTGCGCACCGGGGTCTGCCTTGACGACGAGCAGGTCCGGGTGCGCAGCTATCCGGTCACCCTCGCCGAGGGCATCGTGCACGTGGGTTCGCCATGA